Below is a genomic region from Pyrococcus kukulkanii.
GTTGAGCACGAGATTGAATTTTTGGATTTGATGAACATAGATAGTACTTTAATTCAGCCCTCAGATTGGGTTAAGTTGGCCAAAGAGATATACAAGAGATCGAGTGAGTTTGACGGAATTCTGGTAACTCATGGGACGGACACCCTTGCGTACACGGCATCAATGTTGTCTTTTATGGTTAGGGGTATTAGTATACCTGTAGTTATAACTGGCTCGATGATTCCGCTTACAGAGAGAAACAGTGACGCTCCTTTAAACCTTCTAACGTCAATAAAATTCCTTGAAAAAGGCATAGGCGGTATCTTTGTATCCTTTAATGGGAAGATAATGCTTGGGGTTAGAACGTCAAAAGTTAGAACTATGAGCAAGGACGCTTTTGAGAGCATAAACTATCCAGTGATAGCGAAGCTTGAGAACAACGAAATAAAGGTTCTCCATAAGCCAAATCTCACAATTTCAGATCTAACATTAGACACGAGACATGAACCAAAAGTTCTCGTTCTCAAGTTGATTCCTGGACTATCGGGGGATATAATATCTAAGGCCATAGAAGTAGGATACAAGGGAATAATAATAGAGGGGTATGGAGCTGGAGGTATTCCCTATAGGAATAGCGATCTACTGGAAACGATATCGGAGGTTTCGACTACCGTGCCAGTTGTGATGACGACTCAAGCAGTTTACGATGGGGTTGATCTAATGAGGTACAAGGTTGGGAGGATGGCCCTTAGGGCCGGTATAATTCCAGCGGGAGACATGACAAAGGAGGCTACCGTTACAAAGTTGATGTGGATCCTGGGGCATACAAGAAAAGTTGAGGAAGTTAGAGAGTTAATGAGGAAGAATATAGCCGGAGAGCTTACTCGAGTTTCTTAATTTCTTCTTCTCCTATCATTAGGGGTCTTGTTGCCTCGTAAACGTCTGCAAGTTCCCACTTTACTTCCCCCTTGTTCATTAGCTCTGCATACTTCTTTGCAAGCTCAACCGCTTTTTCATAACTATCAGCTTCAACTATCCTTCTAACGTACCACTTTCTGTTCCCAAATCTTAGCTTAAACTCTGCCATGTACATAAGCATCACCATTAAGAGGTTATTTTGTGGGAATAAAACTTTTCCTCCTCAGTCTGGAACGGCTTCCTCATCAACTCGGCAGCTACCCTGTTACCATCATCGGACATCGTTTTATACCTGACTGGGCTTAAATAATTTCACCCGATGATGATGGATCAACCGGCTGATTCATGATGAGGTCCGCATCACCTGAGGGATCTCAAGTGGTTTAGTAGTATCCTTATATCTGTTTTAAATGGCTCTTCGCTCTGCTTTTCAATGTCCTCAAGCTTGATTATTAACTCTTCTATCGTGGAGGATTCTTTTGATATTGATTCTACAAGCTCTTTTAGCCTCTGATAATATTCAACGTAGGGTCTTACCTCTAAGAGAGCATTGGTAACATCTACCATCTCCTACCACCCAGCAACCAATACCACCAATACCTTTGCATATCTTCAATCTTACCTAAGGTTATCAATCTCCTCAGGATTAAGAAGTTCAGTAATAGTAGTAGCCAGACCATTATAGAATATAGGGGAACTATTGTAGAGAGGAACGCGAAGTAATCCCATAAGAAGTGTAGTAGCATTGCCATGATGAAATAAGGAGCAACCGTGTGGATCTTTCCCTCCGCCTTTAGTCCGTATCCTACCCCAACTATGGCACTCCACGTTGCATGCGCAAAAGGTGTTAAGAGGGCCCTTGAAATCGTAGTTCCAAGTCCGTATCCCAGGCCATATAATAAGTTTTCCGTGGCTGCAAAGCCTAATCCAGCAGCAACTCCATAAATTACTCCGTCCATTATGCCAAATAAGTTGCCTGTATTATATGCATACTTTATTGCTACTGCTTTGGCTGGTTCCTCAACTATTCCAGCTACTAGTGCAGTGTAAAAGAATGTTGCTGGGAGAAGAGCAGGAAGGTTCTGGAACCATCTTGGCACTAAGATGCTCTCAAGGACTATTGCAATAGCTATTGAGAGACTACCCCCCAGTATAAAAGTATTCATCACTATTCTCTTCGGTTCCGGCTCGAGTCTATCCTGATGGTAGAAGTACCATAGTAAAGCTAGGGCAGGCGCATATGCGAAGAATATGAGATAGGTGAGGAGGGGCACTCTATCACCACCGGTCGGCGAAGCGAAGAGTCATCACCGCTCAGGTGTCCTCGGCTTCATCATCCCGCTTTCTCGAGATACTTTTCAAGATTTTTTGCTGGGGGATCAATCGTTAGATTTAGCTTTGATAACATAACATTTACTGCGTATCTTGCCTCGAGCTCATCTCCTCTGAATTCTTTGAATTTTTCAATTAGCCTTGTTATGTCCTCGGCTTTCTTAACCTTCTTAAACTCTGAGAAGTGGCTTTCTATTCTGCTTATATCAACTCCTGCAAACTCTCGTATTTTATTAACAGCGGTCTCATTTATGCTCGCAAGTAATCTTGCTATCTCAAGCATTGGGGTTTTCTCGTCGATTATAAGTCTCTTGACGACAATCCACTTTCCATACTTTGCCGTAAAGTTTACGTGCTCCTCCTTATATCTTGGTTCAATCTTTAGCTCCTCTATCCTACCCCCAGGAAACTCTAGTGGCAGTTCATCCTTTAGGGCTTCTCTCGTAAGTATGACCTTTGCAACTTCAACTAACAATTTCTTTAACTTTTTGTCTTCTTCTATCACGTAGTTTCCTATTTTCCTTGATGTCCCTGGAGACTTTAAGGCTTTGAGCTTCTCATCGAGGTTTCCTTGGGGAATTAGGGTTAGTAATCCTTTAACATCTATAACATCTCCCACGTATTCAGGGAATTTCGTTAAAACGGTGTTTGAAACCCTTGCAAGAAACATTGCTATATTATCATCCGTGAGCTCGTGAACGCTTTCACCTACAGTAAATCCCCTATGTTTCATTGTGAACTCTACAACATCCACCTTCTTCCCCTCCCTTAGTTCTTGGCTTCTCCTCTTGAAAAACCTTTTTGGATTGCAATGAATTCAGATGAAACAAATTTTTTATACCTTTGGTTACACACTATACGTTGGTGAAAGTAATGAAGGTTAGGGAGCTCATTGAAAGGCTAAGTGAAAGGCAGAAGAAAACTGTTATGGGATGCCTTGAGAGGTGTGGTATCTTGGACTTGGACGAGGAAATAGAAGTTTATCCAAGCGACAATATTAGTAGGTTCTTGAAGATACTCTCAAACCCGATAAGGTATGGGATACTGAAAATGCTTATGAATAGATGGATGTGCGTATGCTTAATTGCTGAAGCTCTAGAGGTTGATCAAACTTTGGTTAGTCACCACTTAAGAATCTTGAAAGAGCTTGGCATACTAGAGGAAAAGAAGGAGGGTAAACTTAGGTTTTATAGAACGAAGAAGGATAAGCTTAGAGAATACCTAAATGCCCTGCTGGAGGATTTGGGATATGAACCTTCAGAAACTTCAGAAAGAAGTTGATGAATTGATAAAGAAAATGGGTGGCTATTGGACCCCCTCCCAGATGCTAGCGGCATTAGTTGAGGAAGTAGGCGAGCTTGCTGATATAATTTTATCTTTTGAAGGCGTTAAGGGGGAAAAGGATCCCCTAAGGCTAAAGGAAGAATTAGGAGACGTTCTCTTTGCACTAATCTGCATTGCTAATTATTTCGGAATTGACATGGAGGACGCCCTAAGGGATACAATTAGAAAATATTCAACAAGAGACTTGTGACGCTGTAATAACCTTGGAATATTGGAAATCATCCGAAACGTTTTTATAGAGCCAATTCTTCATGAGAAAGGGTGGGCGCATGAGGAAACTTGATAAGGTTGATTTGCAATTGATTAAGATATTATCCCAGAATTCTCGCCTTACCTATAGAGAATTAGCGGAAATGTTAGGCACTACAAGGCAGAGAATTGCAAGGAGAATGGAGAAGTTAAAAAAATTAGGAATAATCAGAAAATTTACAGTACTTCCAGATCTTGAAAAATTAGGTTACATGTATGCAGTAGTACTCATAAAGCTTAAGCCGATGGCAACTGTTGATGATATTATCAACGATATTGCGGGTATTGAGTACGTTAAGATAATAGAAAAGGGAATTGGAAAGTATAATCTACTTGTGCACATGCTAGTTCCAAAAGACTTAAGCGAAGCTGAGAGCAGGGTTAACGAATTCTTGTCTCATATCAAAGATATAGAAAATGTGGAAGTCGTGTTTATAAGTAAAGTGCCAAAATTTGAAATAATTTAAGCGGCAACTTCTGGTTCCCCAAGAACTTTTATCTTTCTTATTTCTGCCTTCTTAAGTGGGTATATCTTCTTTGCTTCCTTGGCTATTTCTGCAGCTATCTTTCCGTTCACGGCTTCGAGAACGAAGTCCTTGAAGTTAAGTTCTTCAGCCTTCTTGTAGATTATCTCCTGCATGATCTTCCTTATGGCTCTCTCTTGGCTCGTCTGGATCCTCCTCATTGCTATAGCCATAGCCATAACCCTGAGCCTGTAGCCATCCTTGGTCGTTATGTTAAATATTCCATCGATCCTTGTGGTTCTCCTCCTTACAAGTGACCTTATGTAGCTCCTTGCAAGCTTCATGCCCTTGAACTTAGTGTATGCGTTCTGCCCCTTAACGTCATAAACCTGGAAGTAAAGCTTGACGTGGCCCTTAGTGAAGTCTCCAGTGACGTCCTTGAGTGTTACCTCAACGACCCTGTTGAGCACCTTTTCAGGATCGTCAGCTGGGGTCAATCCAACTTCAACGCTCCCGAAGAAGTCTGGAGCGTAAATAATGTACCACTGCTTTAGCTTCCATTTATCCCTAGTTGCACTAACTCTCCTCTTAGCTGCCATCATAACACCTCCTCAGCAACTTTGATCGCGAATATCAAATCATCGAGAGCGACTATGAGGGTTTCAATCTCTCCTTCATATTTAACTTTTGTTATTACCTTCGCTCCTTCGGGGAAGGTAACAAGATTTAAACTTTTCTTAAGCCCCTCAGGGATAGAGATGTTATCAACGTTTACGGCGTTGGCTATAGCCTTTGCAACCTCCTCATCCTCATATTCCCACACCATCTCGACCTCAGCCCTGATCTTCATTCCCTCTCACCTGCTCTCCAAGCAATCTATCGATAAGCTTCCTGAACTCTGCAAACCTTGCCTTGGGTATCCTAATTCCTGCAGCAATGGCATGTCCTCCTCCTTCTCCTCCAACTATTTCTGCCGCCTTCCTAAGGGCCTCTCCAAGGTGGTATCCTTTGGCCAAGGCCTTTTCGGTGGTTCTCGCTGACCCCTTCAGGAGGTTTGGATCCTCTGGGGTATTGGCAAATACTATAACTGGTTTTTCTGGTTTTGCAAGTCCTGCATTTATGGCCATGCTGGCTGCGATCCCAACGAGGGTGTCCCTGATGTTGTTACCGACGTAGAGAACGTAGACGTTTTCTCCTTCCCACACCTCACTGCTCCAGTTCTGTATCAGCCACTTTCTTGCCTCTATCTGCTCCCTCTTGTAGTCCTCGACCATCTTCATTGCCTTCTTAAATGCCTCCTCATTCCCCAAACATACCGCAACACCTAAGTTTCCTAGGTTGAGCCTTCCGGTTGCGTTAAGAAGAGTTGCGAATTCTCTGGCTTCATGCCTTGGATCTCCTTCCGGATATAATGGGCTTATGACTACGTCCCCAATTAGCCTGTCTATCTCCTCCTTTCCCGCTCCATGCTTTATCATATGGATAACTAAGAGGTCGTGGAGCCTCTTTTTCTCCTCCTCAGTCAGCTCCCAGTACTTCTTATCTGGATTGAATCCCTTGTTTCTCAGCCACTCCATTGCCTTCCTTTCATCACCCGTAATTTCAGGTATCTCCGGGTTTGTTGCGTAAGCTAGCATTTGATATAGGGGCCTGGTTTCCCTGCCGAAGAGCCTCAACTCTTTCCTCACCTCGAGGATCCCCAGGGACTTGCCGTCCTCTAGGATGTCAATGTTCATTCCGTGGAACACTCCATCGTTCTCTTGCATGTCGCCTACGGCACCTACTATCGCTATGTAAGCAAGATCCTTGTTCTTCTCGTTAAGTTCCTTGGCGAAGAAGTACGTAACCCCAGAACCGCTCAAATCCCTAACGCTATTGGCTCCAAAGGGGACTGGATTTACGAGGACATGTTTTTCGTGGGTCTCCATTGTTTCTGGAGGGTGGTGGTCTAAAATAACGACCGTTCTATCGCTTAAATGCTCCTTAATCAAGCTTATCGATCCGCTACCAAGATCTGAAAATATAATAATTCTGTAGTCTTCATCCCTAAGTTGCTTAACTAGTTCCTCACTAACCTGCTTTACTATTGAAACATGAACTTTGGCTCCTTCCCTAGAAAGGGCTTTAACGAGAATTGCTCCCGCCGTGATGCCGTCAGCATCCCTATGGGAGATTATCCTTATAGTATGGCCTAACTCAATGTGAACTTTAACGGTCTCAACGGCCTCCCTAACCTTATCCAAGAATCCCTCCTTGTCCATGAAAAACACCAAAGGAAATAATGGAGATCAGCGAACGAGAAGCTTTGCTTGCTCTGGGTCGTACCTCCAGTCCTTTGGAAGCTTACCCTTCCTCTTGTAGTACTTGACTAGCCTCCTGATTTTGCTCTCTATTAGCTGGAGACCGCGCATTGAGTGCAGATCTTTGGGGTGTTGCTCAAGGTGCTTTCTAAGGTTGACGGCCCTCCTAATGAGGAACATCAAATCCTCTGGGATCTCTGGGGCGAGGCCGTGCTTCTCAAGGATCCTGGTTATCGTTAGGTTCCTGTTCGGGTTGTCTGGATCCTTGAAGAGCTTGACCGTGGGTATCCCGTACTGGTCCCTAAGGATAGTTCCTATCATTGCGGTGCTGTAACCTTCCTTCCTTAGCTTAACTACGAGGTTCTCAATCTCCTCAACGGTTATGTGCTCGAGCCAGATTGGAGGAGCAGTCCTTGGAGGCCTCTTTGAACCGCTCTTACCCCTCTTCCTAGCGTGCATCCTCGCCATTTACACCACCTCCAATGGTGACGGCCAGCCCAGGCCAGCCGCCCCTTCGCGTCATGCTTAATGAATTGATTTAAAAGGTTTGTGCACATGGCTAAAGCTTTTAAAAATTCCTTTCAGTCCCTAATTGGGTGGTGAGATGAAGATACTATGGGCCCCATGGAGGATTGAATATATAAGATCGCCCAAATACGAGGGCTGTATCTTCTGCGACTTCCCGAAGGAGAACAGGGATAAGGAAAGGCTCATTCTGTATCGTGGAAAGCACGCCTTCATAATAATGAACAACTATCCTTACAATCCTGGTCACGTCATGGTTGCGCCGTACAGGCACGTGAAGAGCATAGAGGATCTAACGGATGAGGAGATGCTTGAGATAATGAAGCTGGCGGCATTAGTGATGAAGGCCATAAGGAAGGTCATGAAGCCCGATGGCTTTAACTTGGGGTTTAACATAGGGAAGGTTGCAGGCGCTGGGATAGACGGACACGTTCACCTCCACATAGTGCCAAGGTGGAACGGAGACACAAACTTTATGCCCGTAATCGCCGATACTAAAGTAATTCCTGAATCGCTTGAACAAGCCTACGATGAAATCAAGCAGGCGATAGAGGAGATCGAAAATGCTGAGCGAGAGGGAGCTTGAGAGGTATGATAGACAGATAATGCTCTTCGGTGTTGAGGGACAGGAAAAGCTGAAGAAGGCCAAGGTTGCGGTAGTTGGGGTCGGCGGTTTAGGAAGTCCCGTTGCCTACTATCTCACGGCAGCTGGTGTCGGAACCATCCTGCTGATAGACGAGCAGACGCCAGAGCTCAGCAACTTAAACAGGCAGATACTCCACTGGGAGGAGGACCTTGGCAAGAACCCAAAGCCCCTCTCGGCTAAGTGGAAGCTTGAGAGGTTCAACCCTGATGTAAGGATAGAGACATTCGTAGGTAGGCTCACTCAGGAAAATATACACGAAGTACTGAGGGGTGTTGATGTTATAGTTGACTGCCTCGACAACTTTGAGACAAGGTACCTCCTGGACGATTACGCCCATGAGAGGGGAATCCCCTTGGTTCATGGAGCCGTTGAAGGGTTATATGGTCAAGCAACGACGATAATCCCAGGAAAAACGAGAAGGCTAAGGGAGATATTCCCTAAAGTCAGGAAAAAGGATAAGTTCCCAATTTTAGGAGCTACTGCTGGCGTAATTGCAAGCATTCAAGTCGCTGAAGTCGTTAAGCTCATTACGGGTTACGGTAAGCCTTTGGCCAACAAGCTTCTCATAGTTGATTTAGCGAACAATGCCTATGAGGTTATAGAGCTGTAGGCTCGGCCACTCTGGGGTCAATCATCGCCTTAGCTCAGCATTGGATTCAGTCGTCATCGCCTATTTCTCTTAGCTTGTTTACATTTTTAAGCAATTATCCTGTTAAAATTTATGTAGCATGTTAGAAGTTCTACATTCGAACATAATTTCAGAACATATTTTTGTCAAAATCTTGATTTGAGGG
It encodes:
- a CDS encoding HIT family protein, whose translation is MKILWAPWRIEYIRSPKYEGCIFCDFPKENRDKERLILYRGKHAFIIMNNYPYNPGHVMVAPYRHVKSIEDLTDEEMLEIMKLAALVMKAIRKVMKPDGFNLGFNIGKVAGAGIDGHVHLHIVPRWNGDTNFMPVIADTKVIPESLEQAYDEIKQAIEEIENAEREGA
- a CDS encoding DUF2666 family protein translates to MDVVEFTMKHRGFTVGESVHELTDDNIAMFLARVSNTVLTKFPEYVGDVIDVKGLLTLIPQGNLDEKLKALKSPGTSRKIGNYVIEEDKKLKKLLVEVAKVILTREALKDELPLEFPGGRIEELKIEPRYKEEHVNFTAKYGKWIVVKRLIIDEKTPMLEIARLLASINETAVNKIREFAGVDISRIESHFSEFKKVKKAEDITRLIEKFKEFRGDELEARYAVNVMLSKLNLTIDPPAKNLEKYLEKAG
- a CDS encoding KEOPS complex subunit Pcc1, giving the protein MKIRAEVEMVWEYEDEEVAKAIANAVNVDNISIPEGLKKSLNLVTFPEGAKVITKVKYEGEIETLIVALDDLIFAIKVAEEVL
- a CDS encoding PrsW family intramembrane metalloprotease, with protein sequence MPLLTYLIFFAYAPALALLWYFYHQDRLEPEPKRIVMNTFILGGSLSIAIAIVLESILVPRWFQNLPALLPATFFYTALVAGIVEEPAKAVAIKYAYNTGNLFGIMDGVIYGVAAGLGFAATENLLYGLGYGLGTTISRALLTPFAHATWSAIVGVGYGLKAEGKIHTVAPYFIMAMLLHFLWDYFAFLSTIVPLYSIMVWLLLLLNFLILRRLITLGKIEDMQRYWWYWLLGGRRW
- a CDS encoding DHHA1 domain-containing protein; this translates as MDKEGFLDKVREAVETVKVHIELGHTIRIISHRDADGITAGAILVKALSREGAKVHVSIVKQVSEELVKQLRDEDYRIIIFSDLGSGSISLIKEHLSDRTVVILDHHPPETMETHEKHVLVNPVPFGANSVRDLSGSGVTYFFAKELNEKNKDLAYIAIVGAVGDMQENDGVFHGMNIDILEDGKSLGILEVRKELRLFGRETRPLYQMLAYATNPEIPEITGDERKAMEWLRNKGFNPDKKYWELTEEEKKRLHDLLVIHMIKHGAGKEEIDRLIGDVVISPLYPEGDPRHEAREFATLLNATGRLNLGNLGVAVCLGNEEAFKKAMKMVEDYKREQIEARKWLIQNWSSEVWEGENVYVLYVGNNIRDTLVGIAASMAINAGLAKPEKPVIVFANTPEDPNLLKGSARTTEKALAKGYHLGEALRKAAEIVGGEGGGHAIAAGIRIPKARFAEFRKLIDRLLGEQVRGNEDQG
- a CDS encoding ThiF family adenylyltransferase — protein: MLSERELERYDRQIMLFGVEGQEKLKKAKVAVVGVGGLGSPVAYYLTAAGVGTILLIDEQTPELSNLNRQILHWEEDLGKNPKPLSAKWKLERFNPDVRIETFVGRLTQENIHEVLRGVDVIVDCLDNFETRYLLDDYAHERGIPLVHGAVEGLYGQATTIIPGKTRRLREIFPKVRKKDKFPILGATAGVIASIQVAEVVKLITGYGKPLANKLLIVDLANNAYEVIEL
- a CDS encoding nucleotide pyrophosphohydrolase, with the translated sequence MGGYWTPSQMLAALVEEVGELADIILSFEGVKGEKDPLRLKEELGDVLFALICIANYFGIDMEDALRDTIRKYSTRDL
- a CDS encoding Lrp/AsnC family transcriptional regulator, translated to MRKLDKVDLQLIKILSQNSRLTYRELAEMLGTTRQRIARRMEKLKKLGIIRKFTVLPDLEKLGYMYAVVLIKLKPMATVDDIINDIAGIEYVKIIEKGIGKYNLLVHMLVPKDLSEAESRVNEFLSHIKDIENVEVVFISKVPKFEII
- a CDS encoding 30S ribosomal protein S15 gives rise to the protein MARMHARKRGKSGSKRPPRTAPPIWLEHITVEEIENLVVKLRKEGYSTAMIGTILRDQYGIPTVKLFKDPDNPNRNLTITRILEKHGLAPEIPEDLMFLIRRAVNLRKHLEQHPKDLHSMRGLQLIESKIRRLVKYYKRKGKLPKDWRYDPEQAKLLVR
- a CDS encoding asparaginase: MKFLMIGMGGTIASVKGSEGYESVLSAEDILKISRIKVEHEIEFLDLMNIDSTLIQPSDWVKLAKEIYKRSSEFDGILVTHGTDTLAYTASMLSFMVRGISIPVVITGSMIPLTERNSDAPLNLLTSIKFLEKGIGGIFVSFNGKIMLGVRTSKVRTMSKDAFESINYPVIAKLENNEIKVLHKPNLTISDLTLDTRHEPKVLVLKLIPGLSGDIISKAIEVGYKGIIIEGYGAGGIPYRNSDLLETISEVSTTVPVVMTTQAVYDGVDLMRYKVGRMALRAGIIPAGDMTKEATVTKLMWILGHTRKVEEVRELMRKNIAGELTRVS
- a CDS encoding ArsR/SmtB family transcription factor; the encoded protein is MKVRELIERLSERQKKTVMGCLERCGILDLDEEIEVYPSDNISRFLKILSNPIRYGILKMLMNRWMCVCLIAEALEVDQTLVSHHLRILKELGILEEKKEGKLRFYRTKKDKLREYLNALLEDLGYEPSETSERS
- a CDS encoding 30S ribosomal protein S3ae; the protein is MAAKRRVSATRDKWKLKQWYIIYAPDFFGSVEVGLTPADDPEKVLNRVVEVTLKDVTGDFTKGHVKLYFQVYDVKGQNAYTKFKGMKLARSYIRSLVRRRTTRIDGIFNITTKDGYRLRVMAMAIAMRRIQTSQERAIRKIMQEIIYKKAEELNFKDFVLEAVNGKIAAEIAKEAKKIYPLKKAEIRKIKVLGEPEVAA